The window TACTGATCCACCCCGCGCGGTACCCGCCTCCGCGCGGTACCCCCGGCTCCGCGTGCGCCTACGCCTCCGCGTGCGCCGCCGCGCCCGCCGCCCCCACCGCGCGGCCGTGCGCCGTCACCAGGACGCTCACCCCGGCCGCCAGCAGGGCCACCGCGAGCAGCGCCGGGACCAGGGTCACCAGCGGACCCGCCACCAGGCAGCACGCCCCGCCCACCAGCAGGGCCGTCGGGCGCCGCCCCGAGGAGCGCAGCACGATCGCCGCCGCGCCCAGCAGGAAGACCCCGACCCCGCCCGCCAGCGCCCAGGCCACCGTGCCGTGCAGGGGCTCGGCGAGGCCGTAGTGGCCGGTGTCGGCGACCTGGGTGAGCACCTTCTTCATGCCGAGCGAGGTCAGCACCACGCCCGCCACCAGCGGCAGGTGCAGGAACGTGTACACGTCCCGGGCGAAGCGGGTCCGCTCGTCGCCGTCCAGGGCCGCCAGCCGGTGCTCGGCGGGCTCCCCGAACCGCCGGAAGTACAGCGCCCACAGCGAAGCCGCCAGCAGCAGCCCCGCCGCACACGCCGCGATTACCGCCGGCGTCAGCGGGAAACCGGCCATGCCCACGCCCATCGCCACGATGGACTCGCCGAGGGCGATGATCACGATGAGGCCGTGCCGCTCGGAGAAGTGCCCGGGGGAGTTGACCCGCCAGCCGGACGAGCCGGTCACGTAGATCCCGCCGTAGTCCACGGCGACCGCGCTCAGCCACAGCGCCAGCCGCGGGGTCCCGTCGTACGCGCAGCCGATGAGCAGCAGCGCGAACGGCGGCGCCACCGAGATCATGGCGGTCCGCCGCAGCGTCGCCCGCAGGGCCGTGTCGCCCGGGCTGGAGACCCAGTACGACACCAGGTGCAGCACCCGCACCAGGCCGTAGCAGACCACGAACACCAACGGCGCCGGCAGCCCGCCCGGCGCGTCAGCGAACACCTCCGGCACCGCGAGCGACACCACGAACACCACGGTCATCACGGTGACCAGCACCGCGAACAGGGCGCCGGAGTCGGCCCGCACCACGTTGCCCAGCCAGGCGAAGGCGCTCCAGCACCACCACAGCAGCGCGAGCACCGCCATCGCCCCGACCACCCGCACCGGGTTCGGGTGGGCCGCCATCAGAGCCGTCACCTGCGTGATCGCGTAGACGAAGACCAGATCGAAGAACAACTCGGCGGGCGTCACCTTGTGATCGTCCCCGGCCGCGACCATCCGCGCCCGTTCCCTACCGGCCACCGCATCCCCCTTGCGCAGCACGTACTTTCGGCCATCCAGGCGCGCACCCTACAACGGCCCGGCATTACCCCGGGAGTAATCGACCCCCGCCGCGGCCCCCGGCATGCTCGTGAGCACCGGGTCCCGGGCGGCGCACTCCGCCCGGGGACCGGCCCCGATCCCAGAGAAACAGCCTTTTCAGGAGGGTGATCCACCATGTCCCAGGCCCTGCTCGCCGGTCTCTCCCGCACCACGGCACCGCGGTCGATGTGCGCCGGTTCCTCGCGCTCGACGCCGTCGTCACCGGCGGCAACGGTCTCGCCTACCTCGCCGCCTCCGGCCCCCTGGGCGAGCTCCTCGGCGTGGGCCGGGTCTGCTGCTCGAACTCGGCGTGTTCCTCACCGCGTACGCGGCCGGCGTGGCCTGGCTGGCGAGCGCCCGCAGCCGCCGGTCCTCGGCGTGAAGGCCGTCGTCGACGCCAACCTGCTGTGGGCGGCGCTCAGCGTCCGTCGCGCGCTTCGTCGCCTGCTGGAGCCCAGCACCGCGGCGCCGTCTGGACCCTGCTCCAGGCGGGCACCGTCCGCCGGTTTCGCGGCCTGCAGTGGGCCGCGCTGCGGGCGAGCGCTACCCTTGAGCGACTGGAGGTAGGCGAACCGTCTCCGGGTCGGCCGGGAGGAAGGTCTCGATGGCCAGCTCCGGCGACCGGTCACGTCCAGCGGCGTGTTGAACGTCGAGATCGACGACACGAACGACAGCACCCGCCCGTCGTGCTCGAATCCGCAGCGGCAGCGCGAAGTACGGGTAGGGCACCGCGTCCTCCCGGTCCGCCGGGTCGCCGGCCCCCTCCGGCAGCGGATACCCGCCACCTCCTCGTACAGCGCCCGCAGCGACTCCGAACGGAACCAGACCGACCGATCTGACGCTCCATCTGGGCGAGCAGATGCCCCCGCCACTCCCGCAGGTTGCGGATGCGCGGGGCCAGGCCCTCCGGATGGAGGGTGATCCGCATGGCGTTCAGCGGCGGGGTCAGCAGGTGCTCCGGCAGCCCCGCGAGGAGCATCCCGATGCCCTGGTTGGCCGCCAGCACCGTGTACGAGCCGTCCACGACCAGCGCCGGGTACGGCTCGTAGCCCTGGAGCAGCTGCCCGATGCCCTCGCGCAGCGACTCCAGCAGCGGCGCGTCCATCGTCGACTCGGTGAAGCGCGGCGCGTAACCGGCCGCCAGGAGCAGCGCGTTGCGCTCCCGCACCGGCACCTCCAGGTGCTCGGCCAGCCGGAGGATCATCTCCTCGCTCGGCCGCGAACGGCCCGTCTCGATGAAGGAGATGTGCCGCGCGGACGAGTCCGCCCGCAGCGCCAGCTCCAGCTGGCTCAGCCGCCGCTGCTCGCGCCAGCCGCGCA of the Streptomyces showdoensis genome contains:
- a CDS encoding low temperature requirement protein A, whose translation is MAGRERARMVAAGDDHKVTPAELFFDLVFVYAITQVTALMAAHPNPVRVVGAMAVLALLWWCWSAFAWLGNVVRADSGALFAVLVTVMTVVFVVSLAVPEVFADAPGGLPAPLVFVVCYGLVRVLHLVSYWVSSPGDTALRATLRRTAMISVAPPFALLLIGCAYDGTPRLALWLSAVAVDYGGIYVTGSSGWRVNSPGHFSERHGLIVIIALGESIVAMGVGMAGFPLTPAVIAACAAGLLLAASLWALYFRRFGEPAEHRLAALDGDERTRFARDVYTFLHLPLVAGVVLTSLGMKKVLTQVADTGHYGLAEPLHGTVAWALAGGVGVFLLGAAAIVLRSSGRRPTALLVGGACCLVAGPLVTLVPALLAVALLAAGVSVLVTAHGRAVGAAGAAAHAEA